The following are from one region of the Paenibacillus sp. KS-LC4 genome:
- a CDS encoding AraC family transcriptional regulator yields the protein MQEAIDTGSIYSELPLLITGSGSVTVTAPEHCPGSSPDYKIVNCVGGTGRLVFQEQEIQLQEGVAILYFSHTASIFCEISETLSINYLTFNGYLLPAFLQALHIANLSVFQLDPAPQMLIDEIILSQQSTRQERIFTGSALLYMLLIKLKLSKDLYLVAERKEHTPKLSSILTFIKQNYHLDISLSMLAGQLYITEQHLNRMFKKEYAMTPLDFLTRYRLLKAKEMLIHEDSMTAHDIAKAVGFNSASYFGSVFKKHEGCSPMVLRKSYKASKSNSAIEARR from the coding sequence ATGCAGGAAGCAATAGACACAGGCAGCATCTACAGCGAGCTCCCCCTATTGATTACCGGATCTGGAAGCGTTACCGTCACTGCGCCCGAGCATTGCCCTGGAAGCAGCCCGGATTACAAAATCGTAAACTGCGTTGGAGGCACTGGCCGCCTTGTTTTTCAAGAACAGGAAATTCAGCTGCAGGAAGGCGTTGCCATTCTTTATTTTTCCCATACCGCCTCTATTTTCTGTGAAATTAGCGAAACGCTCAGCATCAACTATTTGACCTTTAACGGCTATTTGCTGCCGGCTTTTTTGCAAGCTTTACATATTGCTAACCTTTCTGTATTTCAGCTTGATCCCGCTCCGCAAATGCTCATAGATGAAATTATTTTAAGCCAGCAATCAACCCGTCAGGAGCGTATTTTTACCGGATCAGCTCTCTTGTATATGCTGCTTATCAAGCTCAAGCTTTCGAAGGATCTTTACCTCGTTGCTGAACGCAAGGAGCATACACCGAAGCTATCCAGCATTCTGACTTTTATTAAACAAAACTATCATCTCGACATTTCCCTATCCATGCTCGCCGGGCAGCTGTATATCACCGAGCAGCATTTGAATCGCATGTTCAAAAAGGAATATGCGATGACCCCGCTCGATTTTCTAACCCGCTACCGACTGCTCAAGGCAAAAGAAATGCTCATTCATGAGGATTCCATGACAGCCCATGACATTGCCAAGGCGGTCGGTTTTAATAGTGCGAGTTATTTTGGCTCCGTTTTTAAAAAGCATGAGGGCTGCTCGCCCATGGTGCTGCGCAAAAGCTATAAAGCTTCTAAATCAAATTCAGCGATTGAGGCTAGGCGCTGA
- a CDS encoding uroporphyrinogen-III synthase: protein MGMDALKGKRLVIAGSRKTEEMSAIIEKQGGTSLVRSLQGLTLLDEATLEAPLRQFSAEGADWVILTTGIGSETLESNAERLGIKELFKEQLSQASIASRGYKTTAYLKRAGLKAVVADDDGTVQNLIDKLEEFDFAGQRIVIQLHGEPSPELERFFAAKKAGEVISLLPYKHIPPEVSVLTQLMEELTAGDVDVVCFTTAVQVQYLFRYAAKIGLEQQLRDIFDSRVLAAAVGKVTAEALQLNGVQRYIVPQIERMGAMIIEVAHYYEAQVHSN from the coding sequence ATGGGAATGGATGCGTTGAAAGGGAAGCGATTGGTCATTGCTGGATCTCGAAAAACAGAGGAAATGAGCGCTATTATTGAAAAGCAGGGGGGGACGTCGCTCGTGCGCTCGCTTCAAGGGTTGACGCTGCTGGATGAAGCAACGCTGGAAGCGCCGCTGCGACAGTTTTCGGCGGAGGGTGCTGACTGGGTCATACTGACGACGGGCATTGGCTCGGAGACGCTTGAGAGCAATGCGGAGCGGCTCGGTATAAAGGAGCTGTTTAAGGAGCAGCTGTCGCAGGCATCAATTGCTTCCAGAGGTTACAAGACGACTGCTTATCTTAAGCGGGCAGGCTTGAAGGCTGTTGTAGCGGATGATGATGGCACGGTGCAAAATCTAATCGACAAGCTGGAGGAATTTGATTTTGCCGGGCAGCGTATCGTTATTCAGCTGCATGGCGAGCCTTCGCCTGAGCTGGAACGTTTTTTTGCTGCGAAAAAAGCGGGTGAGGTTATTTCGCTGCTGCCCTACAAACATATTCCGCCTGAGGTAAGCGTACTTACTCAGCTCATGGAAGAGCTGACGGCAGGCGACGTTGACGTGGTTTGCTTTACGACAGCGGTTCAAGTGCAATATTTGTTCCGTTACGCCGCAAAAATAGGTCTTGAGCAGCAGCTTCGGGATATTTTCGACAGCCGGGTGCTGGCGGCAGCAGTAGGCAAGGTGACGGCCGAGGCGCTGCAATTAAACGGCGTGCAGCGCTATATTGTGCCGCAAATTGAGCGTATGGGTGCCATGATCATTGAAGTCGCCCATTATTATGAAGCGCAAGTCCACAGCAATTAA
- a CDS encoding GntR family transcriptional regulator translates to MSENSAIAPIHSISTHVYTKLKKEILAGELQPGARLIVLEIAGQFQISQAPVREALERLKQEGLIIGVPNKGSVVSNITAKEIKDLFVLREMIEGFAVRQSMPLLTEQDFSELAGIIEQMDQAVKQNDILGILELDMDFHGFFYRKCDNGAILTLWKDMKTKLMRFMAISNRHYTTLGLADYHTVLIDVLRKGDVAAAERAFIDHMHAYKIIHLD, encoded by the coding sequence GTGTCAGAAAATTCAGCAATCGCGCCCATTCATTCAATAAGCACCCATGTATATACGAAGCTGAAGAAAGAGATTTTGGCTGGCGAGCTTCAACCGGGTGCCCGCCTTATTGTACTTGAAATCGCCGGACAATTCCAGATTAGCCAGGCTCCTGTAAGAGAGGCGCTTGAACGGCTTAAGCAAGAAGGGCTCATTATTGGCGTTCCGAACAAAGGCTCGGTGGTCTCCAACATAACGGCGAAGGAAATCAAGGATTTGTTCGTGCTGCGGGAAATGATTGAAGGCTTTGCGGTTAGGCAGTCCATGCCGCTGCTGACGGAGCAGGATTTCTCCGAGTTGGCTGGCATTATTGAGCAGATGGACCAAGCGGTTAAGCAAAACGATATCCTTGGCATATTGGAGCTCGACATGGATTTTCATGGTTTTTTCTACCGCAAATGTGATAATGGGGCTATTTTGACGCTATGGAAGGATATGAAGACGAAGCTTATGCGGTTTATGGCGATTTCCAATCGGCACTATACGACGCTAGGGCTGGCAGATTACCATACTGTACTTATTGACGTGCTGCGCAAAGGGGATGTTGCGGCGGCAGAGCGGGCGTTTATTGATCATATGCACGCTTACAAAATCATTCATCTGGACTAG
- a CDS encoding sugar ABC transporter permease → MKRKDNRITHLAGYVFISPWLLGFLLLTLWPIAQSFYLSFTEYSLLEAPEWIGMDNYVSIFTNDSTFTTSLKVTFMFVLFSVPLKLFFSLMVAMALNKSLRGMNIYRTAIYFPSLIGGSIAVAALWRNMFSLDGYVNQVLGWFGIQGVAWISNPDTSLATLILLNTWQFGSTMVIFLAGLKQIPQELYESASVDGAGKTRKFISITLPMLSPVMFFNLVLGIIGSFQTFTSAYIITKGGPINSTYMYAMFLYEKAFKHYQMGYASALAWILLVIVALLTIINFAASRYWVFYESDGGKAK, encoded by the coding sequence GTGAAGCGTAAAGATAACCGGATTACCCATTTGGCGGGTTACGTGTTTATTTCGCCATGGCTGCTAGGGTTTTTACTACTGACCTTGTGGCCGATTGCCCAGTCATTTTATTTATCCTTTACGGAGTATTCACTGCTCGAAGCGCCCGAGTGGATCGGGATGGACAACTATGTCAGCATTTTCACGAATGATTCCACCTTCACGACGTCGCTCAAGGTTACGTTTATGTTCGTGCTGTTCTCCGTGCCGCTCAAGCTGTTTTTCTCGCTTATGGTGGCCATGGCGCTGAATAAAAGCTTGCGGGGCATGAATATTTACCGCACAGCGATTTATTTTCCGTCGCTCATCGGGGGCAGTATTGCCGTAGCGGCACTGTGGCGCAATATGTTCAGTTTGGACGGGTATGTGAATCAGGTGCTTGGCTGGTTTGGCATTCAAGGCGTCGCCTGGATATCGAATCCCGATACGTCGCTGGCTACGCTCATCCTGCTTAATACGTGGCAGTTCGGCTCCACCATGGTTATCTTCCTGGCCGGGCTTAAGCAAATTCCACAGGAGCTTTATGAATCCGCCTCGGTTGATGGAGCGGGCAAAACGCGAAAATTTATTAGCATTACACTCCCCATGCTCTCTCCCGTAATGTTTTTCAACCTGGTGCTTGGCATTATTGGTTCCTTCCAGACATTTACGTCGGCCTACATTATTACGAAGGGCGGGCCGATCAACTCAACCTACATGTACGCCATGTTCCTCTATGAAAAAGCATTTAAGCATTACCAGATGGGCTATGCCTCTGCACTGGCATGGATTCTGCTCGTTATCGTAGCGCTGCTGACCATTATTAACTTTGCCGCTTCCCGCTACTGGGTATTTTACGAGTCGGATGGGGGGAAGGCGAAATGA
- the nagZ gene encoding beta-N-acetylhexosaminidase yields MLKKITSLLLAAFLIISTSSCGSMVDGNNSGNGSYSGSNQPATATAPPPSATVSAAASAIPTIAPTLTPTATEETDPIKQEMASMSVDEKIGQLVLVGLEGTTIQADAIEMMTTYHVGGFILYKRNITDASQTLALLNELKKQNKKNPVPLWLSIDQEGGTVSRMPQDFVKIPSAQSIGSKNKRQYAYGIGEAIGAELYALGFNMDFAPVLDINSNPDNPVIGNRAFGSTAESVISSGIETMKGIQAGHVVPVVKHFPGHGDTSVDSHLDLPVIDKSLKQLEQFELLPFKEAIKQQAPAVMIGHLLIPAIDKQYPASLSKTIITGLLRDKLGFTGVVITDDMTMLGITKHFGIQEAAVKAVQAGNDIILVGHDAQQQIAVLKALKKAVKAGDISMQALDDSVYRIIRLKSSFTLKDELITRVNVDAVNLQIKKALNASK; encoded by the coding sequence ATGCTTAAAAAAATCACCTCATTGCTCCTTGCAGCGTTTCTCATAATAAGCACGAGCTCCTGCGGCAGCATGGTCGATGGCAACAACAGCGGGAACGGCAGCTATTCCGGCTCTAATCAGCCAGCCACTGCCACGGCGCCGCCCCCTTCCGCCACCGTATCGGCAGCAGCATCAGCCATTCCAACTATAGCGCCTACGCTGACGCCAACAGCGACAGAAGAGACAGACCCTATCAAACAAGAAATGGCCAGCATGTCGGTCGATGAGAAAATCGGACAGCTCGTGCTCGTTGGCCTTGAAGGCACGACCATACAAGCTGATGCTATCGAAATGATGACTACCTATCATGTAGGCGGCTTTATTTTGTACAAAAGAAATATTACGGACGCCTCGCAAACGCTCGCCCTGCTGAACGAGCTAAAAAAACAAAATAAAAAAAATCCCGTCCCGCTTTGGCTGAGCATTGATCAGGAAGGGGGAACGGTAAGCCGAATGCCTCAGGATTTCGTCAAAATTCCTTCCGCACAATCTATTGGCAGTAAAAATAAACGACAATACGCCTACGGAATAGGTGAAGCGATTGGCGCCGAGCTGTATGCCTTAGGGTTTAATATGGATTTTGCCCCTGTGCTCGATATTAACAGCAACCCGGACAATCCGGTCATTGGCAACCGGGCGTTTGGCTCTACAGCGGAAAGCGTCATAAGCAGCGGCATAGAAACGATGAAGGGCATACAGGCGGGACATGTCGTGCCTGTCGTCAAGCATTTTCCCGGTCATGGAGATACGTCAGTCGATTCGCATTTGGATTTGCCGGTAATAGACAAAAGCCTGAAGCAATTAGAGCAGTTCGAGCTTCTTCCCTTTAAAGAAGCGATTAAGCAGCAGGCCCCTGCTGTCATGATCGGGCATTTGCTGATTCCGGCTATCGACAAGCAATACCCTGCCTCATTGTCCAAGACGATTATTACTGGGCTTTTACGGGACAAGCTCGGGTTTACGGGTGTTGTAATTACGGATGATATGACGATGCTTGGCATTACGAAGCATTTTGGCATTCAGGAGGCGGCGGTCAAAGCCGTTCAAGCGGGCAACGATATTATTCTTGTTGGACATGATGCCCAGCAGCAGATCGCCGTGCTGAAGGCGCTAAAAAAAGCGGTCAAAGCAGGCGACATCTCCATGCAAGCGCTCGATGACAGCGTCTATCGGATCATTCGTCTCAAAAGTTCCTTTACGCTTAAGGATGAGCTCATCACCCGCGTCAACGTCGATGCGGTCAACCTTCAAATTAAAAAAGCGCTGAACGCTTCTAAATAG
- a CDS encoding mannonate dehydratase, which produces MQLAEFFSPRPDRLWQLAKQMDVNYAVSGLAWDEKGEKPWELMPLIRMKQRFADSGINLAVIESMPPSNEIKLGTAGRDAEIEVFQQLIVHMGRAGIPVLCYNFMAQFNWFRTSTTTRTRGGALVSSYDHSLMRNAPLTEAGEVSEQQLWENLHYFMEQIVPVAEEAKVKLALHPDDPPITPIRGVSRILRSADALQRAIELVPNAYNGITLCQGTLATAGEHIPSVIRHFAGQDKMFFVHFRDVRGTAEKFEETFHDDGITDMLEAMYTYYDVGYAGPVRPDHVPTMEGETNDNPGYELLGRLFGVGYMKGLMEAASRR; this is translated from the coding sequence ATGCAGCTTGCAGAGTTTTTCTCGCCGCGGCCTGATCGTCTGTGGCAGCTTGCGAAGCAAATGGATGTCAATTATGCGGTGAGCGGTCTGGCATGGGATGAAAAAGGGGAGAAGCCTTGGGAGCTCATGCCGCTGATCCGCATGAAGCAGCGATTCGCCGACAGCGGCATTAACCTGGCTGTCATTGAATCCATGCCGCCAAGCAATGAAATTAAGCTTGGCACAGCAGGACGCGATGCGGAAATTGAAGTATTTCAGCAATTAATCGTTCATATGGGGAGGGCGGGTATCCCTGTGCTATGCTACAATTTTATGGCGCAATTCAATTGGTTCCGCACCTCAACAACGACTCGTACGCGGGGCGGTGCGCTCGTCTCAAGCTATGATCACAGCTTGATGAGGAATGCTCCGCTTACTGAAGCGGGCGAAGTATCCGAGCAGCAGCTGTGGGAAAATCTGCATTATTTTATGGAGCAGATTGTGCCTGTGGCGGAGGAAGCGAAGGTCAAGCTGGCGCTGCATCCCGATGATCCACCGATTACCCCTATCCGCGGTGTGTCGCGTATTTTGCGAAGTGCCGATGCCTTGCAGCGAGCTATTGAGCTTGTGCCAAACGCATATAATGGCATTACGCTATGCCAAGGAACGCTGGCGACGGCGGGGGAGCATATCCCAAGCGTCATTCGCCATTTTGCCGGGCAGGACAAAATGTTTTTTGTTCATTTTAGAGATGTGCGCGGCACAGCGGAAAAGTTTGAGGAAACGTTTCATGATGATGGCATTACCGACATGCTGGAGGCGATGTACACCTACTATGATGTCGGCTATGCGGGGCCGGTAAGGCCTGATCATGTGCCGACGATGGAAGGCGAGACGAATGACAACCCCGGCTATGAGCTGCTGGGACGATTGTTCGGGGTAGGCTACATGAAAGGGTTGATGGAGGCAGCGTCCAGACGGTAA
- a CDS encoding helix-turn-helix domain-containing protein yields MVKEEKWLKDDYLLTWMRDRLLQELVLDRVSGSGKANVKEQLVKLNVNPYFTYPAVAMLAPAAYFHHEHDRLGYMEKMREYLQPRIPAGGVLFLDEEHRLVLLFSWVSKKMLANVQTMLGEQFSDPITIGVGKPCGYLHEVNHSYEQAGQALQHQFYQGIGEIIYFSELRAYVPLQEYPEHMEKELFDSCKAATSEGQLEEAVKAFYRSVMRDGAIDITHMYELTLRLLVGIERRVLADTDTVSANKPYEILSILKMKTLHELVRCVSEFVTGLWKAAAPYQGESHRSIIKKTMYYMEQECQHVSLQSVAEKVYMTPTYLSLLFKTNTGKTFIEHLTDIRIDKAKAMLKSTHFKNYEVAEKVGYQDSRYFSQIFKKRVGLSPSEYRESAGH; encoded by the coding sequence ATGGTGAAAGAAGAGAAATGGCTGAAGGACGATTATTTGCTGACCTGGATGAGGGATCGTTTGCTGCAAGAACTGGTTTTGGACAGAGTCAGCGGCAGTGGAAAGGCGAATGTGAAGGAGCAACTGGTGAAGCTGAATGTAAATCCATATTTTACGTATCCGGCTGTAGCCATGCTTGCACCAGCGGCCTATTTTCATCATGAGCATGATCGGCTCGGCTATATGGAGAAAATGAGGGAATATTTGCAGCCGCGTATTCCGGCGGGAGGTGTTCTTTTTTTAGATGAGGAGCATCGGCTCGTGCTGCTGTTTTCTTGGGTTTCGAAGAAGATGCTCGCTAATGTGCAGACGATGCTGGGCGAGCAGTTTTCCGATCCGATTACGATTGGTGTAGGGAAGCCCTGTGGCTATTTGCACGAAGTCAATCATTCCTATGAACAGGCGGGGCAGGCTCTCCAGCATCAATTTTATCAGGGCATTGGCGAAATCATTTATTTTAGCGAGCTTCGCGCTTATGTGCCGCTTCAGGAATATCCGGAGCATATGGAGAAGGAGCTGTTTGATAGCTGTAAGGCGGCGACGTCGGAGGGGCAGCTTGAAGAGGCGGTAAAGGCGTTTTATCGCAGTGTAATGAGGGATGGAGCGATTGATATAACACATATGTATGAGCTGACGCTGCGTTTGCTCGTGGGGATAGAGCGAAGAGTACTGGCTGATACGGATACCGTTTCAGCTAATAAGCCTTATGAAATTTTATCTATTTTGAAAATGAAAACGCTTCATGAATTGGTTCGTTGTGTCAGCGAATTTGTTACAGGCTTATGGAAAGCGGCAGCGCCCTATCAGGGCGAGAGCCATCGCAGCATCATTAAAAAAACGATGTATTATATGGAGCAGGAATGCCAGCATGTTTCACTGCAAAGCGTGGCGGAGAAGGTGTACATGACGCCAACCTATTTGAGCCTGCTGTTCAAGACCAATACCGGCAAAACGTTTATCGAGCATTTGACTGATATTCGAATCGACAAAGCGAAAGCGATGCTCAAGTCGACGCATTTTAAAAACTACGAAGTGGCGGAAAAGGTCGGCTATCAGGATTCGCGCTATTTTAGCCAAATTTTCAAAAAGCGGGTCGGCTTATCTCCAAGCGAGTACCGCGAGTCGGCGGGGCATTAG
- a CDS encoding extracellular solute-binding protein has translation MGKRWLKSKGWALLTLALVLTTTACSGNSGSGGGNQGVEPSSPAETAAGGEAGGAATTLGIMWWGSDARHEATKKALDLYSQQFPHVKFKPEFMAWDAYWQKLPTLAASKSITDVLQMDAAYIQEYVSRGQLEDLSDIDLSGIVDPNVLKNLQINGKLYGIPLSQNAQGFAYNKTELEQLGIPLPHKDWTYDEFFQWARDARAKLPEGKYPIGDTATWDGFNYYQTAMGKPPIMSDGGKTFTLDKELFMTFYGIYDDFRKNKIVPPAELAASFLENDPQADPMASGKVLTRGATTGSVSALEQLMPGKLGVVNLQTGPAGGGWAQSTIFLSVSANSKNKEEAKKFVKWFITDLEAGKALGLTRGLPINPEIFKALEPTLEAKDLLGKEIYDMSVDKALPFYSPAAGFSEWVDAYKKEMDAVSFGQQSIEDAYNKIDKLGKELAAKAAKS, from the coding sequence ATGGGAAAAAGATGGCTGAAAAGCAAAGGCTGGGCGCTGCTGACGCTTGCTCTAGTGCTGACAACGACCGCATGCAGCGGCAATAGCGGGAGCGGAGGAGGCAATCAAGGAGTGGAGCCAAGCTCGCCAGCGGAGACCGCAGCAGGTGGTGAAGCAGGCGGGGCGGCGACGACGCTCGGCATCATGTGGTGGGGCTCGGATGCCCGCCATGAAGCGACGAAAAAAGCGCTGGATCTTTATTCTCAGCAGTTTCCTCATGTGAAATTCAAGCCGGAATTTATGGCCTGGGATGCTTATTGGCAGAAGCTTCCGACACTGGCAGCCTCCAAGTCGATAACCGACGTGCTGCAAATGGATGCGGCCTACATTCAGGAATACGTGTCCAGAGGCCAGCTGGAGGACTTGTCCGACATTGACCTCAGCGGCATTGTCGACCCGAATGTGCTGAAAAATTTGCAAATTAACGGCAAGCTGTATGGCATCCCGCTCAGCCAGAACGCGCAAGGCTTCGCTTATAACAAAACAGAGCTGGAGCAGCTCGGTATTCCGCTGCCGCATAAGGATTGGACATATGATGAGTTTTTTCAGTGGGCGAGGGATGCTCGGGCCAAGCTGCCGGAGGGCAAATATCCGATTGGAGATACAGCGACCTGGGATGGCTTCAACTATTACCAGACGGCGATGGGCAAGCCGCCCATTATGTCGGACGGGGGCAAAACGTTTACGCTCGATAAGGAGCTGTTTATGACGTTTTATGGCATTTATGATGATTTCCGCAAAAATAAAATCGTTCCACCAGCAGAGCTAGCCGCTTCCTTCTTGGAAAATGACCCGCAAGCCGACCCTATGGCTTCCGGTAAAGTGCTGACGCGAGGCGCGACGACTGGCTCGGTAAGCGCACTGGAGCAGCTGATGCCTGGCAAGCTGGGCGTTGTCAATTTGCAGACGGGACCAGCCGGCGGCGGCTGGGCGCAATCGACGATTTTTCTCAGCGTAAGCGCCAATTCGAAAAACAAGGAGGAAGCGAAGAAGTTTGTGAAATGGTTTATAACGGATTTGGAGGCGGGCAAAGCACTCGGCTTGACGCGCGGACTGCCCATTAATCCAGAAATATTTAAGGCACTTGAGCCGACGCTTGAAGCCAAGGATTTGCTCGGCAAGGAAATTTACGATATGTCGGTGGACAAAGCGCTGCCGTTTTATTCACCTGCCGCTGGATTTTCGGAATGGGTGGATGCGTACAAAAAAGAAATGGATGCCGTCTCCTTCGGCCAGCAATCCATTGAGGACGCCTATAATAAAATCGACAAGCTGGGCAAGGAGCTAGCTGCGAAGGCCGCAAAATCGTAA
- a CDS encoding Rpn family recombination-promoting nuclease/putative transposase: MNELLDPRNDFVFKRIFGSEENKDVLLAFLNRTFAESNEPQLTEIVLLNPYTDKDAPLDKQSIFDIWAKTSEGKLINIEMQLFNKYDIEKRTLFYWSKRYSSQLQEGNTYKELKKCVTINILNYSFLANDRYHNVFHLREDHTGLALTDDIEVHFMELSKLNDQLLPHEGGLINWLLFLKGADKSNWEVLKMNEPTLGKAMDTLEFLSQDGEARRLYEERQKFLHDEASMIEWATEKGMKQGERQKAIEIAKNMLALGIEIPLIAKASGLSETEVKAL, translated from the coding sequence ATGAACGAGCTGCTTGATCCTCGTAATGATTTCGTCTTCAAGCGCATTTTTGGCAGTGAAGAAAATAAAGATGTATTGCTGGCCTTTTTGAATCGCACTTTTGCAGAATCAAACGAACCTCAGCTAACTGAAATTGTACTTTTGAACCCCTATACGGATAAGGATGCCCCATTGGACAAACAGTCTATTTTTGATATTTGGGCCAAAACATCTGAGGGTAAACTAATTAATATTGAGATGCAGTTATTTAATAAATACGATATAGAGAAACGCACTCTTTTTTATTGGAGCAAGCGGTACTCAAGTCAATTGCAGGAAGGAAATACGTATAAGGAACTTAAGAAATGTGTGACCATTAACATATTGAATTATTCCTTCCTCGCTAATGACCGTTACCATAATGTGTTCCATTTGCGGGAAGACCACACTGGCCTCGCCTTAACGGATGATATTGAAGTGCACTTTATGGAGCTTTCCAAGTTAAATGATCAATTATTGCCTCATGAGGGCGGCTTAATTAATTGGCTGTTATTTCTGAAAGGTGCCGATAAATCAAATTGGGAGGTGCTAAAGATGAATGAACCAACACTAGGCAAAGCGATGGATACCTTGGAATTTCTAAGCCAGGATGGGGAAGCTCGCCGTTTGTATGAGGAGCGGCAGAAGTTTTTGCACGATGAGGCTTCCATGATTGAATGGGCTACGGAAAAGGGCATGAAACAAGGCGAACGCCAAAAAGCGATTGAAATCGCCAAAAATATGCTGGCATTGGGCATTGAAATTCCGCTCATCGCCAAAGCAAGCGGCTTGTCTGAAACGGAGGTCAAAGCGTTATAG
- a CDS encoding RraA family protein, producing the protein MMFDNAEDIKQWTPLWEGERFENGRPKVDEDILRRMRKITLEEAWGPLWNRGYTFQFEGEFKIMHPEQVMVGRAVTAVMVPKRPDLHETLLNYGHEQEDRHGFFNQWVIDSLVEDDVVVVDMFDKIHSGTYVGGNLSTAIATRTKRGGAVIWGGIRDNQQVKEIGGINVYYRGSDPTAIADVTMVGMNVPTRIGKAICMPGDVVLGTPAGVIFIPPHLAELTVVQAEKSQVRDVFGFIRLKQQVYSTAQIDAAWNTALWQDFIDWFKSDDAAAEYQHLSWDDELEDAKQREHDGPRSDVRL; encoded by the coding sequence ATGATGTTCGATAATGCCGAAGATATAAAACAATGGACCCCGCTTTGGGAGGGAGAGCGCTTTGAGAATGGCCGCCCTAAAGTAGATGAAGATATATTGCGCCGTATGCGAAAAATAACGCTGGAGGAAGCGTGGGGCCCGCTGTGGAATCGCGGCTATACGTTTCAATTCGAAGGGGAGTTTAAAATCATGCATCCCGAGCAGGTGATGGTCGGGCGTGCCGTTACGGCGGTCATGGTGCCCAAGCGGCCTGACCTGCATGAAACATTGCTTAATTACGGGCATGAGCAGGAGGATCGCCACGGCTTTTTCAACCAATGGGTCATTGATTCTCTAGTGGAGGACGATGTGGTCGTCGTCGATATGTTTGATAAAATTCATAGCGGCACTTACGTTGGCGGCAATTTATCTACGGCGATAGCCACCCGCACGAAGCGCGGCGGCGCCGTGATCTGGGGCGGCATCCGCGATAATCAGCAGGTGAAGGAAATCGGCGGTATTAATGTCTATTATCGGGGCAGCGATCCGACGGCGATAGCCGATGTGACGATGGTTGGCATGAATGTGCCGACGCGTATCGGCAAGGCGATCTGTATGCCAGGGGATGTCGTGCTGGGCACGCCTGCGGGCGTTATTTTTATTCCACCGCATTTGGCTGAGCTGACCGTTGTGCAGGCGGAGAAGTCGCAGGTTCGCGACGTATTCGGCTTCATTCGCCTTAAGCAGCAGGTGTATTCAACGGCACAAATAGACGCTGCGTGGAATACCGCGCTGTGGCAGGATTTCATCGACTGGTTCAAAAGCGATGACGCCGCAGCGGAATATCAGCATTTGAGCTGGGACGATGAGCTTGAGGATGCGAAGCAGAGAGAGCATGATGGGCCGCGGAGCGATGTGCGGCTGTAG
- a CDS encoding carbohydrate ABC transporter permease, with protein MRRLGAKGFDHLFLALFSFIMIYPVIWWVGASLKKTSELSLPTIWPSIPIWENYSKGWRFSGEYTFAHFFGNTLLMELGNVAGGVLTAAIVAYGFGRLYFRFKGFWFSILLLTMMLPGQVTVVPQYILFNKLELVDSYVPLVLPHFFGGGAFFIFLLVQFIRGIPRDLDEAAKIDGASVYGIFLRIIFPLIKPALVTVGIFTFIWSWDDFFAQVLYLSSVEKFTVGLALRMFIDQFDIQWGQLLAMSLLSIMPSVLIFFLAQKHFVEGIATTGLKG; from the coding sequence ATGAGAAGGCTGGGTGCAAAAGGCTTCGATCATCTATTTCTTGCGCTGTTTTCCTTCATCATGATTTACCCCGTCATTTGGTGGGTGGGCGCCTCGCTCAAAAAAACGTCTGAGCTGAGCCTGCCGACGATTTGGCCCTCCATTCCGATTTGGGAAAATTACAGCAAGGGCTGGCGTTTTTCCGGCGAATATACGTTTGCTCACTTCTTCGGCAATACGCTGCTGATGGAGCTGGGCAATGTAGCAGGCGGCGTCTTGACGGCGGCGATTGTAGCTTATGGCTTTGGCCGTTTGTACTTTCGGTTTAAAGGCTTCTGGTTTTCGATTTTGCTGCTGACGATGATGCTGCCTGGTCAGGTCACGGTCGTGCCGCAATACATTTTGTTCAACAAGCTGGAGCTGGTCGACAGCTACGTTCCGCTTGTGCTGCCGCATTTTTTCGGGGGCGGCGCCTTCTTTATTTTTTTGCTGGTGCAATTTATTCGCGGTATCCCGCGTGATCTTGATGAGGCGGCCAAAATCGACGGCGCTTCCGTGTACGGCATTTTTCTGCGAATTATATTTCCGCTCATTAAGCCGGCGCTGGTGACCGTGGGGATTTTCACCTTTATTTGGAGCTGGGACGATTTTTTCGCGCAGGTGCTGTACTTAAGCTCGGTGGAGAAGTTCACAGTAGGTCTTGCGCTGCGCATGTTCATCGACCAATTTGATATTCAGTGGGGGCAGCTGCTTGCGATGTCATTGCTGTCCATTATGCCCTCCGTTCTCATCTTTTTTCTGGCCCAAAAGCACTTTGTAGAAGGTATTGCTACAACAGGACTCAAAGGGTAA